A window of Mytilus edulis chromosome 10, xbMytEdul2.2, whole genome shotgun sequence contains these coding sequences:
- the LOC139491284 gene encoding cytochrome P450 2J2-like, whose protein sequence is MAVTQTIMSGDLSAVSLALLIGTILLLIIRSRRPRMFPPGPLCLPAVGNTLTIMRKTLVYAFRYWRKDYGDIFSVAIGTKWVIVINGYENLREAFVKRGDSFSERPDIFVVREITKRHGIIGNSGPIWKEQRTFTLGALRDFGFGKKSLEVRVKEEVEVFLGSVEETKEQTFMLTDKIHISISNIICSIVFGERFEYDDKTFDKFLQLMNENFSTSALAGVLNFMPFLTKIPGDLLSAKRLKHNIEQIMEFVEDRIQEHRKTFDEDNLRDFIDAYINEMNKCKEGDTTSFTEFQFVSTIRDLFIAGTETTATGIKWAILYMLHNPGVQEKMHEEILQVVGLGRLPSIHDKTTMPYCEAVIYETLRMGNIVPLSVPHGTNEDVMFKGFIIPKDAVVIANLDSVLTDEEIFPEPSRFNPERFLDKEGKLQGFEKVLAFSLGRRMCLGESLARMEMFLFLTSMVQRFKFIPPKGEPAPPIVRRLGISFSPAPYPMRAILRV, encoded by the exons ATGGCAGTAACTCAGACCATCATGTCTGGAGATTTAAGTGCTGTTTCTCTTGCATTGTTGATTGGAACTATTCTTCTGCTGATAATTCGGTCTAGGAGACCCCGGATGTTTCCTCCTGGTCCCCTTTGTCTGCCAGCTGTCGGAAATACACTAACAATAATGCGAAAAACATTGGTATATGCCTTTCGTTACTGGCGTAAAGACTATGGAGATATTTTCAGTGTTGCAATTGGAACTAAATGGGTTATTGTGATCAACGGCTACGAAAATTTGCGAGAAGCTTTCGTGAAAAGAGGGGATTCATTTTCAGAAAGACCAGATATTTTTGTTGTTCGggaaataacaaaaagacacg GAATAATCGGAAACAGTGGTCCAATCTGGAAGGAACAGAGAACATTTACGCTTGGCGCCCTGCGTGATTTTGGTTTTGGGAAGAAAAGTCTTGAAGTGCGAGTGAAAGAAGAAGTAGAGGTATTTTTAGGATCCGTGGAAGAAACGAAAGAACAAACATTTATGCTCACTGATAAGATACACATAAGTATTTCCAACATCATATGTTCTATTGTATTTGGTGAAAGATTTGAATACGATGATAAAACGTTTGATAAATTTTTACAATTGATGAATGAAAATTTCTCGACTTCCGCTTTGGCGGGAGTTTTGAATTTTATGCCATTTTTAACCAAGATTCCCGGTGATCTTCTGTCGGCAAAGCGtttaaaacataacatagaacAAATTATGGAGTTTGTTGAAGACAGGATTCAAGAACACCGAAAAACATTTGATGAAGACAATCTGCGAGATTTTATTGACGCTTATATCAATGAGATGAACAAATGCAAAGAGGGCGATACAACCAGCTTTACAG AATTTCAGTTTGTGAGTACCATCAGAGATCTCTTTATAGCTGGGACAGAGACAACAGCAACTGGTATTAAATGGGCAATTCTATATATGCTACATAACCCCGGCGTCCAAGAAAAAATGCACGAGGAAATTTTGCAGGTGGTTGGTCTCGGGCGGCTTCCTTCAATCCACGATAAGACCACGATGCCATACTGTGAAGCGGTGATTTATGAAACACTCCGAATGGGAAACATAGTTCCATTGTCCGTCCCACATGGCACAAATGAAGATGTGATGTTTAAAGGATTTATAATCCCCAAAGACGCTGTTGTTATTGCTAACCTTGATTCTGTTTTAACGGACGAGGAAATATTTCCTGAACCCTCAAGATTCAACCCTGAAAGGTTTCTAGACAAGGAAGGAAAACTTCAAGGGTTTGAAAAAGTGTTGGCGTTTTCCTTGG GAAGGAGAATGTGTCTAGGAGAATCCTTAGCAAGAATGGAAATGTTTCTGTTTTTAACATCTATGGTACAACGCTTTAAGTTCATCCCACCAAAAGGAGAACCAGCACCGCCGATCGTTCGAAGATTAGGCATATCTTTTAGTCCAGCCCCTTACCCAATGAGAGCTATTTTGCGAGTATAA